A single Actinopolymorpha sp. NPDC004070 DNA region contains:
- a CDS encoding MarR family transcriptional regulator, producing the protein MTAMAPARAEPDLSFLLDHTSHVLRSRMAAALGEIGLTARMHCVLVHALVEERTQIQLAELGDMDKTTMVVTVDALEQAGLAERRPSSTDRRARIVAVTKEGARLARRSQRVVDRVHQEALAALPADERKVFLRALERLTTGHLAEPVEAPRPARRARQRES; encoded by the coding sequence ATGACCGCCATGGCTCCCGCCCGCGCCGAACCGGATCTTTCGTTCCTGCTGGATCACACCAGCCACGTCCTGCGGTCGCGGATGGCGGCGGCACTGGGCGAGATCGGGCTCACCGCCCGCATGCACTGCGTGCTGGTGCACGCCCTGGTGGAGGAGCGCACCCAGATCCAGCTCGCCGAGCTCGGCGACATGGACAAGACCACGATGGTGGTGACGGTGGACGCGCTGGAGCAGGCCGGGCTGGCTGAGCGCCGGCCGTCCAGCACGGACCGCCGGGCGCGGATCGTGGCCGTCACCAAGGAGGGTGCCCGGCTGGCCCGGCGCAGCCAGCGGGTGGTCGACCGGGTACACCAGGAGGCGCTCGCAGCACTTCCCGCCGACGAACGCAAGGTCTTCCTGCGGGCCCTCGAGCGGCTGACCACCGGCCACCTCGCCGAACCCGTGGAGGCTCCCCGTCCGGCCCGCCGAGCCCGCCAGCGCGAGTCCTAG
- a CDS encoding HNH endonuclease, which translates to TAYSKPTLKLQERPNRPLDNHRSIHINPWDHGGPTDLANGVLLCRYHHVTVHHKGWQVRMGTHGHPEYVPPEWVDRQQRILRP; encoded by the coding sequence ACCGCCTACTCCAAGCCAACGCTCAAGCTGCAAGAACGACCGAACAGGCCGCTTGACAATCATAGAAGCATCCACATCAACCCCTGGGACCACGGGGGCCCAACGGATCTCGCGAACGGCGTACTCCTGTGCCGCTACCACCACGTCACCGTCCACCACAAAGGATGGCAAGTCCGCATGGGCACCCACGGCCACCCCGAATACGTCCCCCCGGAGTGGGTGGATCGACAGCAGCGGATCCTCAGGCCCTGA